A section of the Alkalihalobacillus sp. LMS39 genome encodes:
- a CDS encoding group-specific protein → MGECRLDHSVQDVIQKLKSQKEFMPPQLHKGCEAWLQTNPTQLQLNDVFHLLKKYDLASVEEQEQRNKALEEIVHG, encoded by the coding sequence ATGGGTGAATGCAGGCTTGATCATTCAGTACAAGATGTCATACAGAAACTCAAAAGTCAAAAAGAGTTTATGCCACCACAGTTGCATAAAGGTTGTGAGGCATGGCTTCAAACAAACCCAACACAACTACAGCTTAATGACGTGTTTCATTTGTTAAAGAAATATGATCTAGCATCCGTGGAAGAGCAAGAACAACGAAATAAGGCACTTGAAGAAATTGTACACGGGTAG
- the moaA gene encoding GTP 3',8-cyclase MoaA, with protein MSKEATVLDKLKRPLRDLRISVTDKCNFRCSYCMPAEIFGPDYPFLQRNELLSFEELERLSTIFVQSLGVKKIRITGGEPLMRKDLPLLIEKLSEIPGLDDIAMTTNGSLLPKHAQALKEAGLKRVSISLDSLKDEVFGKINGRGVTVQTVLDGIDAASKAGLSVKINMVVKRGMNEDEVIPMAKFFKEKGHILRFIEYMDVGNTNNWKMDEVYSKKQIIEAIHQVMPLEAIDPNYEGEVATRFRYQGEKAEIGVISSVTDAFCQSCNRARLSADGKLYTCLFSSFGHDLRTPTRSALSDMELASVIKDIWYNRKDRYSEERGQTKKSKSKVEMSRIGG; from the coding sequence ATGAGTAAAGAAGCAACTGTTCTTGATAAACTGAAACGTCCACTTCGAGACTTACGTATATCAGTCACAGATAAATGTAATTTCCGCTGTTCCTATTGTATGCCAGCTGAAATTTTCGGACCTGATTATCCCTTTTTACAGCGGAATGAACTTCTAAGTTTTGAAGAATTAGAAAGACTCTCAACCATCTTCGTCCAATCTTTAGGCGTTAAAAAAATCCGCATCACAGGCGGTGAACCTCTGATGCGTAAAGATTTGCCACTTCTTATTGAAAAGCTTAGTGAGATTCCAGGATTAGACGATATTGCCATGACGACAAATGGTTCTCTGTTGCCAAAACATGCCCAAGCCTTAAAAGAAGCAGGATTGAAACGCGTTTCCATTAGTCTTGATTCCTTAAAAGATGAGGTTTTTGGGAAAATTAATGGCCGAGGCGTTACGGTTCAAACCGTCCTTGATGGCATTGATGCTGCTTCAAAAGCCGGACTTTCAGTAAAAATAAACATGGTTGTTAAGCGCGGTATGAATGAGGACGAGGTTATTCCAATGGCCAAATTTTTTAAAGAAAAAGGCCATATTCTCCGCTTTATAGAATACATGGATGTTGGCAATACAAATAATTGGAAAATGGATGAAGTGTATTCGAAAAAGCAAATTATAGAAGCTATTCATCAAGTCATGCCACTTGAAGCCATTGATCCAAATTATGAAGGCGAAGTCGCCACAAGGTTTCGTTATCAAGGCGAAAAAGCAGAAATTGGGGTCATCTCTTCTGTAACGGATGCATTTTGTCAAAGTTGTAATCGAGCCCGACTATCTGCCGATGGGAAATTATACACCTGTTTATTTTCATCATTTGGCCATGATTTACGAACGCCTACTCGCTCTGCGCTTTCTGATATGGAACTGGCTTCTGTTATTAAAGACATATGGTACAACAGAAAAGACCGGTATTCTGAGGAAAGAGGACAAACGAAAAAATCAAAAAGCAAAGTGGAAATGTCTAGAATTGGAGGGTAA
- the fdhD gene encoding formate dehydrogenase accessory sulfurtransferase FdhD, translating to MDHQPMIVKRKIITFSNNKLQERDDDIVTEYPLTIYLNKEEFATMVCTPTDLEEMVIGFLASEGVIRFTKEIVDLSIDASKGFAYVQLETDCAFDQLQYTKRFIGSCCGKSRQFYFHNDVKTAKTSLSTKTVSANQCIQLMKALQESSIVFKETGGVHNAALCTNEQVIVTRTDIGRHNALDKLYGYSLLHKISIRDKILAFSGRLSSEVLTKAAKIGVGIVLSKSAPTDLAIKLAEDLNITTVGFIRGESFNIYSHSSRITL from the coding sequence ATGGATCACCAGCCCATGATTGTCAAACGTAAAATTATTACTTTTTCCAATAACAAGTTACAAGAACGAGATGACGACATTGTCACAGAATATCCTCTTACCATTTACTTGAACAAAGAAGAATTTGCTACAATGGTATGTACACCAACCGACCTTGAAGAAATGGTCATCGGCTTTTTAGCATCTGAAGGCGTTATTCGCTTTACTAAAGAAATTGTTGATTTATCGATTGATGCTTCAAAAGGATTTGCCTATGTGCAGCTTGAAACTGATTGTGCTTTTGACCAGCTCCAATATACAAAACGGTTTATCGGCTCCTGTTGTGGGAAAAGCAGACAGTTTTATTTTCATAATGACGTAAAAACAGCGAAAACTTCTTTAAGTACAAAAACGGTGTCCGCTAATCAATGTATTCAATTAATGAAAGCATTGCAAGAGAGCAGTATTGTATTTAAAGAAACCGGTGGTGTTCATAATGCAGCCCTTTGTACGAATGAACAAGTCATTGTGACACGAACAGATATTGGCAGGCATAATGCACTTGATAAATTATATGGGTATAGTCTACTCCACAAAATCTCAATCCGTGATAAAATCCTAGCTTTCAGTGGTAGGCTTTCATCTGAGGTGTTAACGAAAGCGGCAAAAATCGGTGTAGGAATTGTGTTATCAAAGTCAGCTCCTACTGATTTAGCGATAAAACTAGCAGAAGACTTAAATATAACAACGGTAGGATTTATTCGTGGTGAGTCATTTAATATATATAGTCACTCAAGTCGGATCACATTGTAA
- a CDS encoding FdhF/YdeP family oxidoreductase has product MGRTKHTGPMKLNKKPSPQLWASLAPMGLGKVKPHHIRDTAKVIWENKDSLPYAYRILTEGVCDGCALGVSGLYDQTLAGPHLCTTRLNVLRLNTAPAIEPVWFENIDKLKELNSTQLRKLGRIPYPLSRKKGESKFTRITWDEALQRIARKIKNIDPKQLAFYLTARGITNEVYYTAAKTARFLGTNNIDNASRICHSPSKTALKRSLGIGAASCNYKDWIGTDVLVFWGSVAANNQPVSTKYMYAAKKAGTKIIMINPYREPAMEKYWIPSIAESALFGTKIVDDVFQVNIGGDIAFMNGVMKHWFEMEEEKRGSAIHHDFVQQHTNGFVELKEHIAQQKWVELEQSSGLTKARMLEFAQLLAKASTGIFIWSMGLTQHRFATDNISQVANLALLRGFIGREHCGVMPIRGHSGVQGSGEMGADPFVLPGSDFDEQNAVRMEKVWGFPIPRWQGDTVGQMLENAMLEEGHERKLKVFYTSGGNFLETMPNPDFIEKALEQVELRVHQDIILNTSTLVDAKEEVIVLPAMTRYEQPGGGTSTSTERMVYFSPEIKGPRIEEARAEWQIYVELAKRVYPEKKDLIDFQTAQEIRDEIALANPHYDGIQHVKGKGDVFQWGGAWLCEEGVCPTPDGKGNLFAIDIPENRRTEGQFNVTSRRGKQFNSMIYDEKDPFTNFTRYDVIMNEQDAVKLGIKENDAIVVYNPYGVLQGWAKFDEVSSGNIAVYWPEGNVLLPKGVYEEHAKIPEYNTGAIVEKAEIFHAHKDQNYVEKRIDDLEMSLE; this is encoded by the coding sequence ATGGGGAGAACGAAACATACAGGTCCAATGAAATTAAATAAAAAGCCATCACCACAATTATGGGCATCCTTGGCACCAATGGGTTTAGGGAAAGTGAAACCACATCATATTCGTGATACGGCTAAAGTGATTTGGGAAAATAAAGACAGTCTTCCTTATGCTTATCGCATTTTAACCGAAGGGGTTTGTGACGGGTGTGCACTTGGAGTATCTGGCCTTTATGATCAAACATTAGCTGGACCACATTTGTGCACGACAAGGCTAAATGTATTACGGTTAAATACAGCACCTGCCATTGAACCGGTTTGGTTTGAAAATATAGATAAATTAAAAGAATTAAATAGTACACAGCTACGAAAACTAGGACGAATTCCATATCCACTTTCTCGGAAAAAAGGGGAATCGAAGTTTACAAGAATAACATGGGATGAAGCTTTACAACGAATCGCAAGGAAGATTAAAAACATTGATCCAAAGCAACTCGCGTTTTATTTAACGGCAAGAGGCATTACAAATGAAGTCTATTATACAGCAGCCAAAACAGCTAGATTTCTAGGAACGAATAATATTGATAATGCTTCCCGCATCTGCCATTCTCCAAGTAAAACAGCGCTAAAACGTTCTTTAGGAATAGGGGCGGCTAGTTGTAATTATAAAGATTGGATCGGAACAGATGTCCTTGTCTTTTGGGGTTCTGTTGCCGCAAACAATCAGCCTGTCTCAACGAAGTATATGTATGCAGCGAAAAAAGCAGGAACAAAAATTATTATGATTAACCCATATAGAGAGCCAGCAATGGAGAAATATTGGATTCCATCGATTGCAGAAAGTGCCCTATTTGGAACAAAAATTGTAGATGATGTGTTTCAAGTCAACATTGGCGGCGATATCGCATTTATGAATGGTGTCATGAAGCACTGGTTTGAAATGGAAGAGGAAAAACGAGGCTCAGCCATTCATCATGATTTTGTCCAACAACATACAAATGGATTTGTTGAATTAAAAGAACATATTGCACAGCAAAAATGGGTGGAACTTGAACAGTCTTCTGGTTTGACGAAAGCAAGAATGCTTGAATTTGCCCAATTGCTCGCCAAGGCAAGTACAGGAATTTTCATTTGGAGTATGGGATTAACACAACACCGATTTGCGACCGATAATATTTCACAAGTCGCTAATTTAGCTTTATTACGAGGGTTTATTGGCCGTGAACATTGTGGTGTCATGCCAATCCGTGGACATAGCGGTGTTCAAGGATCTGGAGAAATGGGAGCCGATCCGTTTGTATTACCTGGTAGTGATTTTGATGAGCAAAATGCAGTAAGAATGGAAAAGGTTTGGGGTTTTCCGATTCCAAGATGGCAAGGGGACACAGTTGGGCAAATGTTAGAAAATGCGATGCTTGAAGAAGGACATGAGCGAAAATTAAAAGTGTTTTATACAAGCGGTGGAAACTTTCTTGAAACGATGCCTAATCCTGATTTTATTGAAAAAGCACTTGAACAAGTGGAGCTTCGTGTGCATCAAGATATTATTTTAAATACATCCACCCTCGTGGATGCTAAAGAGGAAGTTATCGTATTGCCCGCTATGACAAGGTATGAACAACCAGGTGGTGGAACATCGACAAGTACGGAAAGAATGGTTTACTTTAGTCCTGAAATAAAAGGTCCAAGGATTGAAGAAGCAAGAGCGGAATGGCAAATTTATGTTGAGTTAGCAAAGCGGGTGTATCCGGAGAAAAAAGACTTGATTGATTTTCAAACAGCTCAAGAGATTCGAGACGAAATAGCACTGGCAAACCCTCATTATGATGGCATACAGCATGTAAAGGGAAAAGGCGATGTATTCCAATGGGGCGGGGCTTGGTTATGTGAAGAAGGAGTTTGTCCCACTCCTGATGGAAAAGGAAATTTATTTGCGATTGATATACCTGAAAACCGGAGAACAGAAGGGCAATTCAATGTCACTTCTCGTCGAGGAAAACAATTTAATTCGATGATTTATGATGAGAAAGATCCGTTTACGAATTTTACTCGTTATGATGTGATTATGAATGAACAGGATGCAGTTAAGCTTGGAATAAAAGAAAATGATGCTATTGTTGTGTATAACCCTTACGGAGTGCTTCAAGGTTGGGCAAAGTTTGATGAGGTAAGCTCAGGGAACATTGCGGTATATTGGCCAGAAGGAAATGTGCTTCTCCCAAAAGGAGTGTATGAAGAGCATGCTAAAATACCTGAATATAATACAGGAGCGATTGTAGAAAAAGCCGAAATTTTTCATGCCCATAAAGATCAGAACTATGTTGAAAAACGAATTGATGATTTAGAAATGTCACTTGAATAA
- a CDS encoding alpha-glucosidase has protein sequence MKKSWWKELVAYQIYPRSFMDSNGDGIGDIKGIISKLDYLKSLGIDLIWICPVYKSPNDDNGYDISDYQDIMEEFGTMEDFDSLLEEVHNRGMKLIVDLVINHTSDEHPWFIESKSSKDNPKRDWYIWRDGKGGKEPNNWESIFSGSAWEYDEQSDQYYMHIFSRKQPDLNWEKKEVRYAIYDMINWWLDKGIDGFRVDAISHIKKEEGLKDMPNPKKLQYVSSFDKHMNVEGINEFLEELKEETFSKYDIMTVGEANGVNVEDAEEWVGEEKGKFNMIFQFEHLGLWDADKDKGLDIQGLKKVLTRWQKGLENNGWNALFIENHDKARVVSTWGNDKEFWRESATVFATMYFLMQGTPFIYQGQEIGMTNVKFPSIDDYNDVSVKNMYRIKRAEGVSHEEIMEIIWATGRDNSRTPMQWSAEKNGGFSDGTPWLGVNPNYKTINVEKQWDDPKSILAYYRNMIDLKKSDDIFTYGQYDLIAEKHPTIYAYTRTMGEEKVVVICNLAEQTAQFKEPTIELEYSNLLLANYDVIKHNPQHDITLQPYEARVYRLS, from the coding sequence ATGAAAAAATCTTGGTGGAAAGAATTAGTAGCCTATCAAATCTATCCGAGAAGCTTCATGGATTCAAATGGTGATGGAATTGGGGATATTAAGGGGATTATTTCTAAGTTAGATTATTTAAAATCGCTAGGAATAGACTTGATTTGGATTTGTCCAGTTTATAAATCACCAAATGATGATAACGGATACGACATTAGTGATTATCAAGATATTATGGAAGAGTTCGGAACAATGGAGGATTTTGATTCATTATTAGAAGAAGTTCACAATCGTGGAATGAAATTAATTGTTGATTTAGTTATCAATCATACAAGTGATGAACATCCATGGTTTATTGAGTCAAAATCAAGCAAAGATAACCCGAAACGCGATTGGTATATTTGGCGAGATGGAAAAGGTGGAAAAGAGCCAAACAATTGGGAAAGTATTTTTAGTGGATCTGCTTGGGAATATGACGAACAGTCAGATCAATACTATATGCATATTTTCTCTAGAAAGCAACCTGACTTGAATTGGGAAAAGAAAGAAGTTCGATATGCGATTTACGATATGATTAATTGGTGGCTGGATAAAGGAATTGATGGTTTCCGTGTTGATGCAATTAGTCATATTAAAAAAGAAGAAGGCTTAAAAGATATGCCTAACCCTAAAAAGCTGCAATACGTATCTTCTTTTGACAAGCATATGAATGTAGAAGGTATTAATGAGTTTTTAGAAGAGTTAAAAGAAGAAACATTTTCGAAATATGACATCATGACAGTCGGAGAAGCAAATGGTGTAAATGTTGAAGATGCAGAAGAATGGGTTGGCGAAGAAAAAGGAAAATTCAATATGATTTTCCAATTTGAGCATTTAGGTCTTTGGGACGCAGATAAAGATAAAGGTCTTGATATTCAAGGATTGAAGAAAGTGTTGACAAGATGGCAAAAAGGCTTAGAAAACAATGGCTGGAATGCGCTGTTTATTGAAAACCATGATAAAGCACGTGTTGTTTCTACATGGGGAAATGACAAGGAATTTTGGCGTGAAAGTGCTACTGTGTTTGCAACGATGTATTTCTTAATGCAAGGCACACCATTTATTTACCAAGGCCAAGAAATCGGAATGACAAATGTGAAATTCCCATCGATTGATGACTATAATGATGTTTCTGTTAAAAATATGTATCGCATCAAACGAGCAGAAGGTGTAAGTCATGAAGAAATAATGGAAATTATCTGGGCAACAGGACGTGATAATTCAAGAACACCTATGCAATGGTCAGCAGAGAAAAATGGTGGATTTTCAGATGGAACGCCTTGGCTTGGTGTAAATCCAAACTATAAAACGATCAATGTAGAAAAACAATGGGACGATCCAAAGTCGATTTTAGCATATTACCGAAACATGATTGACTTGAAAAAGAGCGATGATATTTTCACATATGGACAATATGATTTAATCGCTGAAAAACACCCGACGATTTATGCGTATACAAGAACAATGGGTGAAGAAAAAGTAGTTGTCATTTGTAACTTAGCAGAACAAACAGCTCAATTTAAAGAACCGACAATCGAGCTTGAATATAGCAACCTTCTTTTAGCTAATTATGATGTGATAAAACATAATCCACAACATGACATCACATTACAACCATATGAAGCTAGGGTGTATCGATTATCGTAA